The following DNA comes from bacterium.
ATCTTCTGACCGTCTGCCTTTATATCAGCCCATACAGGCCTGGTCGCAGTCACTTCAAGCGTCAATGTCTGAGGTGCGGCTGGTTTGACAACGTCGGGCTTTACTACAGGTTTCTTTGTTTCCGAGTCCGCCGGCACTGCAGGCGCAATCGGCTCTGGTTTTGGAAGCTGGGCAACATCGGGCTTTTCGACATGGTCTCTGACTGCGGCCGGGACTTTTATTCCCCACCCTTTGTCATAGAAACCGGCTGCAGCTAAACCGCCAAGAATAACCAGAGTCAAGAGAGTAAACAAAACACTCTTCCAGACAGACTTGCGCTTCGGCGAGGGTGGAACCACCTCCCGAATTACATCCTGCCAATCATTCTCATATTTTTCCAGCAGTTCGCCGCTGTCCAAGCCAAGAAAGTTGGAGTAATCACGCAGAAATGCACGCGCATATACCTTATTTGGAAAGTGGTCGAACCGATCTTCCTCAAGTGCAGCTAAATTATGCACCGTTATTTTTGTGGCGTCGTGAACCTCCTCCAGAGAAAGCCCGCGTCTTTGCCTCTCCTGAAGAAGTATGGCACCTATTGTTTCATTGTTTTCCATTCTGCCTCAATCCTGACGGGAACATTGCCCCGCTAAGTAATTCACGGTATGTCCCTTGCATACTGCTATAGTGTTTGCATCACTAATACCACAAACAATCGTGCAATTACTAAACGTAAATTGCTTAGATATTCTACATAATAATGGCCCGGCAATCAAGATGTAAAACGTGCCTGATTGTATAAAGATTACTCTCCACTGGCGCCGGGAAATGTCACGGTGAATGAACTGCCTTTGCCAAGTTGAGTTCGCACGTCAATCTTGCCGCCATGAGAGTCCGCAATGTCCTTTACTATCGCAAGGCCAAGTCCGGTGCCGCCCAAACGTCTGGAACGAGCCTTGTCGACACGATAGAACCGCTCGAATATCCTGTCCAACTCACCCTGCGGTATGCCTATGCCGGTGTCCGTGACCATTATCTCAAAGCCTGACTCATGCTCATTTGCCTCGACACTAACATGTCCGCCATCGGCAGTATATTTGACTGCATTGTCCACAAGGTTGCGCACCATTTGCACCGTCTGCGCTTCATCACAATAGCCAGCCAGATCATCAGGAACTTTGACTTCAATCGATATGTTTTTGTTTACGGCCTGCGGATTGATAACCCTTACGGCGCGGCTGATAATCTCTACCAAAGAACAAGTTGTCTTCTGTGTCTGTGTAATACCCGAATCCCGCCTGGCAATATCGAGCAAGTCCTCAATCAGCAACGATAATCTGTCACTTTCCGCAATGATGGAGTTCAGAAACCTGTCGACAAAGTCTTCATCGTTTTTTGCGCCGGCAAGCAGTGCCTCGGCGGATGTCCTGACGGCGGTGATCGGCGTCTTTAACTCATGGCTGACATTTGCGACAAACTCCCTCTGGTTCATCTCATGTCGGCGGACGTCAGTGAGATCGTGCAACATGATGAGCGCACAGTCCTCCGACGAATTCGCCTGTCGATACCATGCCGCACGAATACCTATGACTCGCTGCGGCCAACCAGGAAGCCTGATCTCAGACGTCAGAACGTTCTTTTCGGACATACACTCATAAGACAGCTTGATTATTTCAGGGTGTACGTCGGAATCCTCCAACTGCATCCCGATTCGCAAGTTGCTTACATCGCACAATCGACAAGCAGCAGAATTGCACAGCATAATGCGACCATGAACATCGACTGTGATTACCCCATCAGCCATGCTCTCGATCACTATCACACGCTGGCATTTCTCACGCCGCAGAACACTTACACTTTCACTAAGGCCCTTAACAGCATTCACCAGGTCGGTGTCGAACTCATCAAGCAGAGTATAATCTTCATCGCTCAAAGATTCCGAACCCGAAGCAATTTGTGCGATTATATGCGCTAAGTTCGCTTTGCGCTTGGCATTCACAGCCGAAGCACGCGCATAAGCATAGCAGAGAAATAATATAAGAAGAACTGCGATTACCAGCCACACAATCCATACCCACAAGTGAATGCCGGCTGAGTGTATGATGACGGTCGCCAGAAGTGTCACCATTACCGCAATTATGATACTTGGAAGAAAGAGCTTAATCTTCGCCCTCGCAAACAATTTTGTATCCAACACCGCGCACCGTCTTTATATAGGCCGGTGTGCTGGGGTCCTGCTCAATCTTTTCTCTGAGCCAACGTATGTGGACGTCAAGCGATCCCGTGTCATAGACCGCATCGGCATCCCAGACCCTCCTGAACAGTTCTTCCCTGCTGAGCACTCTGCCCTTATTTGACATCAATGCCCGCAGCAGCTCATACTGCTTTAAAGGCAGATGCACCTGCTTTCCACCTAGTGTGACTCGCCTTCTGGCAAGATCAAGCTGGATTGGTCCGACCTCTAAAAATGCCTTCTGATCTTCATCGCGAGCGCTTTGCATGCGCCGCAAAATTGCATTCACACGCGCTATCAGTTCACGGATGCTGAAGGGCTTTGGCAGGTAATCATCACCCCCCATCTCCAGACCGATGATTCTGTCGATCTCTTCAGTCTTTGCCGTCAGCATCAATATCGGTACGTTGGATTCCCTGCGTACAATTCTACAGAAATCAAGCCCACTAAGCTTGGGCAGCATTAGATCGAGGATGACTAGATCAGGTGAAAACGTACGAAACGCGGATAGTCCCGAAAGTCCGTCACCGGATGTTTCGACAATAAAACCCTCCGCTCTGAGTGAATAGGCCACCGATTCAGCAATCGGCGCCTCGTCTTCTATGAGAAGTATCCTGTCATTCATTACTGTTTGCAGCTCCTGACTTGGCCAGAGCATATATCTTGTGCCTCGTGCACAACTACAGTTCATGTTACGATTGGCAAAAAGGAGATGTCAAGTTTGTGCTGACTCGGATAGCATAAATGTGATATACTGGTATATCTGCACACAGGAAATCCCCTTTTTCATTGAACGGGAGTTCCCTCTAGACATGAGGATACATCATATGATACAGGATATCACAGAACGCCGACGCGCAATCGCACAACTACAGGAAAATATGCTTGACCTGATTGTCGCCGGTGGAGGTATCGTCGGATCGGGTATTGCGCGCGACGCCGGACTTAGGGGACTCGACTGCGCAATTGTCGAACAGTATGATATAGCGTCAGGCACAAGCAGCAAATCCAGCCGTCTTCTGCACGGCGGACTGCGATATCTGGCACAGGGACGTGTTGAACTGGTCCATGAGGCCAGTGTGGAAAAGTGCATCGTCAGCAAAATTGCTCCTCACATATCCGCTCCGCTTGGGTTCATTTTTCCTACATACGAGGGACCCTTATGGGATCAGTGGGCGCTCTGGAAACTGCAGATCGGAGTGAAGATATACGATATCCTGTGCATGGGAAGAAATTTGGGCAAATCTCGCTCACTCAACCCTAAAAAACTGACTGACCTGCTGCCTGATATCGACAAAAACAAACTCACCGGCGGTGTATTCTATTATGATGGGCTGACCAATGATGCGCGTCTGGTAATCGATACAATGCGTTCGGCGGCAAAATCAGGCGTAAATGTCCTTAACTACTGCAAGCTCATAAGCGCTGAGCCTGCACCTGAAGGCTGGCATCTATCTCTCTCCGACAGCATCACCGGTGAGACATTTGAGCTGAAAAGTAGATGTGTGATCAATGCTACGGGTTCATGGGGCGAGCAGTTCGATCAAAGCGCAATCAGCCTGCGACCGACAAAGGGTGTCCATCTCGTTGTCGATCGGAAGCGACTGCCGGTTCCAGATGCCGTTGTGGTTATAGAGGGCTCAAGAATACTGTTCGCGATCCCCTGGGGAGAAAGAGTGATCCTTGGAACGACTGACACCGACTATGACGGCAGACCCGAAGATGTGGCTGTCGAGCAGGAAGATGTGGACTATATAATCGCCACGATTGGCCGGGCATTTCCCACAATCGGACTCAGCAACAAAGACATCATCGGCGCATGGGCCGGATTGAGGCCGCTTATTGCCGATAAGAGAGGCAGGCCGTCTGATATTTCGCGCTCGCACCTAATTGTCTCGCAGAAGCCCGGATGGTGGGATGTGGGTGGTGGTAAACTTACAACATATCGGCTTATGGCCGAGCAGACAGTTGATCGAATAGAGAAGTACCTCGGTCGTCAACAAACAAAATGTGTGACTTCCAAACAGCCTCTGCTTCCTACTGATGAAACTGATGGCATAAGCGCAATTGTGCCGCCGGAGCCGTCACGCGAACTGGTCGAACACTTCTGCAATAACGAGTGGGCGGTTCATCTGGACGACGTGATGCTTCGGCGCGCCGGATGGACATACTATTGCACTAATGCGGATGAGATAAAACAGCAGGTCGCTGGTTGGATGGCTGAGATACTCGGTTGGGACGATATGCATAAGCAGGAAGAGCTGTCAAACGCTGGTTAAAAGCAGATACCTTTTATGTAAAATGCCGGGGCAAGTATGCCCCTCACAAAATGCGTCCGGGGCAGGAATACCCCGGACGATCAGCAGCTCACGAATTATTGTGTTTTGTCATTTCCGCGAATGCGGAAATCCAGACACTTAAGCTA
Coding sequences within:
- a CDS encoding response regulator transcription factor, with product MNDRILLIEDEAPIAESVAYSLRAEGFIVETSGDGLSGLSAFRTFSPDLVILDLMLPKLSGLDFCRIVRRESNVPILMLTAKTEEIDRIIGLEMGGDDYLPKPFSIRELIARVNAILRRMQSARDEDQKAFLEVGPIQLDLARRRVTLGGKQVHLPLKQYELLRALMSNKGRVLSREELFRRVWDADAVYDTGSLDVHIRWLREKIEQDPSTPAYIKTVRGVGYKIVCEGED
- a CDS encoding DUF4115 domain-containing protein gives rise to the protein MENNETIGAILLQERQRRGLSLEEVHDATKITVHNLAALEEDRFDHFPNKVYARAFLRDYSNFLGLDSGELLEKYENDWQDVIREVVPPSPKRKSVWKSVLFTLLTLVILGGLAAAGFYDKGWGIKVPAAVRDHVEKPDVAQLPKPEPIAPAVPADSETKKPVVKPDVVKPAAPQTLTLEVTATRPVWADIKADGQKIIYGVMPAGIKTVTAKEVIFIKVGQANAVSLKLDGKPQPPLGDSANMAKKEFKLPAQPAEAAPTAGSDEAASEAKSDMTTKPVGR
- a CDS encoding glycerol-3-phosphate dehydrogenase/oxidase, encoding MIQDITERRRAIAQLQENMLDLIVAGGGIVGSGIARDAGLRGLDCAIVEQYDIASGTSSKSSRLLHGGLRYLAQGRVELVHEASVEKCIVSKIAPHISAPLGFIFPTYEGPLWDQWALWKLQIGVKIYDILCMGRNLGKSRSLNPKKLTDLLPDIDKNKLTGGVFYYDGLTNDARLVIDTMRSAAKSGVNVLNYCKLISAEPAPEGWHLSLSDSITGETFELKSRCVINATGSWGEQFDQSAISLRPTKGVHLVVDRKRLPVPDAVVVIEGSRILFAIPWGERVILGTTDTDYDGRPEDVAVEQEDVDYIIATIGRAFPTIGLSNKDIIGAWAGLRPLIADKRGRPSDISRSHLIVSQKPGWWDVGGGKLTTYRLMAEQTVDRIEKYLGRQQTKCVTSKQPLLPTDETDGISAIVPPEPSRELVEHFCNNEWAVHLDDVMLRRAGWTYYCTNADEIKQQVAGWMAEILGWDDMHKQEELSNAG
- a CDS encoding ATP-binding protein — translated: MDTKLFARAKIKLFLPSIIIAVMVTLLATVIIHSAGIHLWVWIVWLVIAVLLILFLCYAYARASAVNAKRKANLAHIIAQIASGSESLSDEDYTLLDEFDTDLVNAVKGLSESVSVLRREKCQRVIVIESMADGVITVDVHGRIMLCNSAACRLCDVSNLRIGMQLEDSDVHPEIIKLSYECMSEKNVLTSEIRLPGWPQRVIGIRAAWYRQANSSEDCALIMLHDLTDVRRHEMNQREFVANVSHELKTPITAVRTSAEALLAGAKNDEDFVDRFLNSIIAESDRLSLLIEDLLDIARRDSGITQTQKTTCSLVEIISRAVRVINPQAVNKNISIEVKVPDDLAGYCDEAQTVQMVRNLVDNAVKYTADGGHVSVEANEHESGFEIMVTDTGIGIPQGELDRIFERFYRVDKARSRRLGGTGLGLAIVKDIADSHGGKIDVRTQLGKGSSFTVTFPGASGE